Proteins from a genomic interval of Lysobacter arenosi:
- a CDS encoding class I SAM-dependent methyltransferase, which translates to MPGYTTRNQIVPIGGHDYRLRVLSDKQQFSDPDGHGERLGISSAQWSLFGQIWPAGRLLAQAMHRFDVADKRVLELGCGIGLASLVLQGRGANVVASDMHPLAESFLAYNAALNALPALHYRHMRWDVPLPTLGHFDLIIASDVLYEIDHALLLSSVVERHALPTAEVVVTDPGRGHSTRFTRLLTAQGFALIEERCPMDDEDLPPFRGRLLHYSRTKPASLVEDLSG; encoded by the coding sequence GTGCCAGGCTATACCACCCGGAACCAGATCGTCCCCATCGGTGGGCACGATTACCGTCTGCGTGTTCTCAGCGACAAACAGCAGTTCTCCGATCCCGACGGCCATGGCGAGCGCCTGGGCATCTCGTCCGCGCAATGGAGCCTGTTCGGCCAGATCTGGCCGGCAGGGCGCCTGCTTGCGCAGGCCATGCACCGCTTCGACGTCGCCGACAAGCGCGTGCTCGAACTCGGTTGCGGTATCGGCCTGGCCAGCCTGGTGCTGCAGGGCCGCGGCGCGAATGTGGTTGCTTCCGACATGCATCCGCTGGCCGAGTCTTTCCTTGCCTACAATGCTGCGCTCAATGCGCTGCCGGCGCTGCACTATCGCCACATGCGCTGGGACGTACCGCTGCCGACACTGGGGCACTTTGACCTGATCATCGCCAGCGATGTGCTGTACGAAATCGATCACGCGCTGCTGCTGTCCAGCGTCGTCGAGCGGCATGCGCTGCCCACGGCCGAAGTGGTGGTCACCGACCCCGGCCGTGGCCACAGCACGCGCTTCACCCGTCTTCTCACGGCCCAAGGCTTCGCGCTGATCGAAGAGCGCTGCCCGATGGACGACGAGGACCTGCCGCCGTTCCGCGGCCGCCTGCTGCATTACTCGCGCACGAAGCCTGCGTCGCTCGTGGAAGACCTGTCCGGGTAG
- a CDS encoding GFA family protein: MTGSVVHASCHCRNLVMQATLSRPAHDYAPRACDCDFCRKHGAAWLTDPAGILRLQQHGGDAAVHYRQGSDQAEFIVCARCGVLVTATYRSEDRLFAALNVRAVDGVTDFAPEQVAQPRLLSAQDKPLRWQQLWFADVRIEVV; the protein is encoded by the coding sequence GTGACCGGTTCCGTCGTCCATGCCAGTTGCCATTGCCGCAACCTGGTCATGCAGGCGACGCTGTCCCGTCCCGCGCACGACTACGCGCCACGCGCGTGCGATTGCGACTTCTGCCGCAAGCACGGCGCGGCCTGGCTGACCGATCCGGCCGGAATCCTGCGCTTGCAGCAGCATGGCGGCGACGCCGCTGTGCACTACCGGCAAGGTTCCGACCAGGCGGAGTTCATCGTCTGCGCCCGATGCGGCGTGCTGGTGACGGCGACCTATCGCAGCGAGGATCGCCTGTTCGCCGCCCTCAACGTGCGCGCAGTCGACGGGGTAACGGACTTCGCGCCAGAGCAGGTTGCGCAACCGCGATTGCTCAGCGCTCAAGACAAGCCACTGCGCTGGCAGCAACTGTGGTTCGCCGACGTGCGGATCGAGGTCGTGTAG
- a CDS encoding MFS transporter has product MTRATSPASPLTPVAPAAAGKPSLRQVGALLGIFLAAMMAGLNNRVGALALADVRGALGFGLDDASWVSTAYTAGELIAMPFAAWFAITLSVRRMHLWMVATCAALAVLLPFVENLDLLIGLRFVQGISSGTLIPILMMAALKFLPPHIRLHGLALYAMTATFAPNLAIWLAGQWTDAISDWRWVYWQIVPLALVAALLVSRGLPVEAVQTPRFRQANWLGMAIGVPALGLITIALDQGVRLEWFNSPLITFALLAGLVLLFAYLLTEWYHPAPFLKLQILGRRNLALGCILFVLLLVVLLSGSLLPANYLGQIQNYRAMQTAPIGLIVALPQLVLGSLVALLLYRKWIDARLVFASGLALIALACLAASQLDADWNWKQFVAAQTLQAFGQPMAVVSMLFLITSVVQPAEGPFISGTINALRAFGSMLGVAVVAQFTTVRARFHAEMLLDHAALVGNSLPEAPEPSQLMQMIAQQSLVLSTADAYRALAVLALLMIPLVLRLTHIPAPAMRAPSPASPVPATPPVASLSHG; this is encoded by the coding sequence GTGACCCGCGCGACGTCGCCAGCATCGCCACTGACCCCGGTTGCCCCGGCCGCAGCGGGCAAGCCGTCTCTGCGTCAGGTCGGCGCGCTGCTCGGCATCTTCCTCGCCGCGATGATGGCGGGACTGAACAACCGCGTCGGCGCGCTGGCACTGGCCGATGTGCGCGGCGCGCTGGGCTTCGGCCTGGACGACGCATCCTGGGTCTCCACCGCCTACACCGCCGGCGAACTGATCGCGATGCCGTTCGCGGCTTGGTTCGCCATCACACTCTCGGTGCGCCGCATGCACCTGTGGATGGTCGCCACCTGCGCCGCGCTGGCAGTGCTGCTGCCCTTCGTCGAGAACCTGGACCTGCTGATCGGCCTGCGCTTCGTGCAAGGCATCAGCAGCGGCACGTTGATTCCGATCCTGATGATGGCGGCGCTGAAGTTCCTGCCGCCGCACATCCGCCTGCACGGGCTGGCGCTGTACGCGATGACGGCGACATTTGCGCCGAATCTGGCGATCTGGCTGGCCGGGCAATGGACCGACGCAATCTCGGACTGGCGCTGGGTGTACTGGCAGATCGTGCCATTGGCGCTGGTGGCCGCACTGCTGGTGAGCCGCGGACTTCCGGTCGAAGCCGTCCAGACGCCGCGATTCCGCCAGGCCAACTGGCTGGGCATGGCCATCGGGGTGCCGGCACTGGGGCTGATCACGATCGCACTCGACCAGGGCGTGCGGCTGGAATGGTTCAACTCGCCGTTGATCACCTTCGCGCTGCTGGCGGGCCTCGTGCTGCTGTTCGCCTACCTGCTGACGGAGTGGTACCACCCGGCGCCGTTCCTCAAGCTGCAGATCCTCGGACGGCGCAACCTGGCACTGGGCTGCATCCTGTTCGTGCTGCTGCTCGTAGTGCTGCTGTCGGGCTCGCTGCTGCCGGCCAACTACCTGGGGCAGATCCAGAACTACCGCGCCATGCAGACCGCGCCGATCGGCCTGATCGTGGCCCTGCCGCAACTGGTGCTGGGGTCGCTGGTCGCGCTGCTGCTTTACCGGAAGTGGATCGATGCACGGCTCGTGTTCGCCTCCGGGCTGGCCCTGATCGCACTGGCCTGCCTTGCCGCCTCGCAACTGGACGCCGACTGGAACTGGAAGCAGTTCGTGGCTGCGCAGACGTTGCAGGCCTTCGGCCAGCCCATGGCGGTGGTGTCGATGCTGTTCCTGATCACCAGCGTGGTGCAGCCCGCGGAAGGTCCTTTCATCTCCGGCACGATCAATGCGCTGCGCGCGTTCGGTTCGATGCTCGGCGTGGCGGTGGTGGCGCAGTTCACCACCGTTCGCGCCCGCTTCCATGCCGAGATGCTGCTCGACCACGCGGCCCTCGTCGGCAACTCGCTGCCTGAGGCGCCGGAGCCTTCGCAACTGATGCAGATGATCGCGCAGCAGTCGCTGGTGCTGTCGACCGCCGATGCGTATCGCGCACTCGCCGTGCTGGCTCTTCTCATGATTCCGCTCGTCCTGCGCCTGACCCATATCCCCGCGCCTGCGATGCGCGCGCCATCGCCCGCTTCTCCCGTACCTGCCACACCTCCCGTTGCATCCCTTTCTCACGGATAA
- a CDS encoding TetR/AcrR family transcriptional regulator C-terminal domain-containing protein translates to MSIIPPRNASGARRDAILRDVADAIRNVDGDPTNIESVIAASNTRQQEVVAQFGSSSGLLIALMEKVARSTLEPLGYCRNEEEFRANLLEFAIRMTNEHSGLQLQRLYRIALTGVIRDASVGRDAYRHGPGLVKDELARFFRAAQSAGIDLSGDSHRLASHLMALLRARWSLVGVAPRNIVAASQQRDVNQIIELFCAGIQSEARSDYVVPQVA, encoded by the coding sequence ATGAGCATCATCCCCCCGCGCAATGCATCCGGCGCACGGCGAGACGCGATCCTGCGGGACGTCGCCGATGCCATCCGGAACGTGGATGGCGATCCGACGAACATCGAGAGCGTCATCGCCGCGAGCAATACCCGTCAACAGGAAGTCGTCGCCCAGTTCGGCAGCAGCAGCGGCCTGCTCATCGCCCTCATGGAGAAGGTCGCCAGGTCGACGCTGGAGCCACTGGGTTACTGCAGGAACGAGGAGGAGTTCCGCGCGAACCTGCTAGAGTTCGCCATCCGGATGACGAACGAGCATTCCGGCTTGCAGCTGCAGCGCCTGTACCGGATCGCGCTCACGGGCGTGATCAGGGATGCCAGTGTCGGCCGCGACGCTTACAGGCATGGCCCGGGGCTGGTGAAGGATGAACTGGCGCGATTCTTCCGCGCCGCGCAGTCGGCCGGCATCGACCTGAGCGGCGACAGCCACCGCTTGGCTAGCCATCTGATGGCGCTGCTGCGGGCCAGGTGGAGCCTCGTCGGCGTCGCGCCGCGCAACATCGTTGCCGCGTCCCAACAGCGCGACGTGAACCAGATAATCGAACTGTTCTGTGCCGGTATTCAATCGGAGGCGCGGAGTGACTACGTTGTTCCCCAGGTCGCTTGA
- a CDS encoding nuclear transport factor 2 family protein, which produces MTMSPKEQVALLLKSIETGDAHPVGYIHPSRYVQHNLAVGDGLAGFGELLQQLPEGSARVNTVRVFQDGDFVFAHTDYDFFGPKIGFDIFRFDEGKIVEHWDNLQDKPDAPNPSGHSMIDGTLLVVDLDQTAVNKALVRSFLDDILVHGRMDRLAGYFDGDRYIQHNPNIANGLSALGSALYAMAQQGRAMKYERVHRILGEGNFILSVSEGQTGSQHVAFYDLWRIENGKIAEHWDTIEAIPPREQWKNGNGKF; this is translated from the coding sequence ATGACCATGTCGCCCAAGGAGCAGGTGGCACTGCTTCTGAAGAGCATAGAAACCGGTGATGCCCACCCGGTGGGCTATATCCACCCAAGCCGGTACGTGCAGCACAACCTGGCCGTCGGCGACGGCCTGGCCGGTTTCGGCGAACTGCTCCAGCAACTCCCCGAGGGCAGCGCCAGGGTGAACACGGTGCGCGTGTTCCAGGACGGCGATTTCGTCTTCGCCCATACCGACTACGACTTCTTCGGACCGAAGATCGGCTTCGACATCTTCCGCTTCGACGAGGGCAAGATCGTCGAACACTGGGACAACCTGCAGGACAAGCCCGACGCGCCGAACCCCAGCGGTCACAGCATGATCGACGGCACGCTGCTGGTCGTCGACCTGGACCAGACCGCGGTGAACAAGGCGCTGGTGCGCTCGTTCCTCGACGACATCCTCGTCCACGGACGCATGGACAGGCTGGCGGGCTACTTCGACGGCGACCGTTACATCCAGCACAACCCGAATATCGCCAACGGACTGTCGGCGCTGGGCAGCGCGTTGTACGCGATGGCCCAGCAGGGCAGGGCGATGAAGTACGAGCGCGTCCACCGCATCCTCGGCGAGGGCAACTTCATTCTCTCCGTCAGCGAGGGCCAGACGGGCAGCCAGCACGTGGCGTTCTACGACCTGTGGCGCATCGAGAACGGCAAGATCGCCGAGCACTGGGACACCATAGAAGCGATCCCGCCGCGGGAGCAGTGGAAAAACGGCAACGGCAAGTTCTGA
- a CDS encoding HlyD family secretion protein: MAVGGVILLNRHESRASTQSTDDAYVQADFTTVAPQVSGTVDAVLIKDNQVVKAGDLLATIEDSDFIVAVNSAKAQVEGAKATVAGLEARLVQQETAIRQAQAALDADNASLKLARTNRARYSNLAADGSGTLQALQQAEAQLSIQLAAQQRNQAGLQAAREQVGILKADLQKARAAHSQALSGQASAELKLSYTRIRAPVGGTIGQKSVRVGAFVNAGKPLLAIVPLDAVYVAANFRETQLARVRAGHVVDIQVDALPGQVLKGKVESLGPASGVSYSAVAPHNATGNFTKIVQRLPVRISIDRGQPAAAMLRVGMSVTPMIRVGEKG; this comes from the coding sequence GTGGCCGTCGGCGGCGTGATCCTCCTCAACCGCCACGAGTCCCGTGCATCGACCCAGTCCACCGACGACGCCTACGTACAGGCCGACTTCACGACTGTCGCGCCACAGGTGTCGGGAACGGTCGATGCCGTCCTGATCAAGGACAACCAGGTCGTGAAGGCGGGCGACTTGCTGGCCACTATCGAGGACAGCGACTTCATCGTTGCCGTCAACTCAGCCAAGGCCCAGGTCGAGGGCGCCAAGGCTACCGTCGCCGGTCTGGAGGCGCGCCTGGTGCAACAGGAGACGGCGATTCGCCAGGCGCAGGCAGCCCTGGATGCGGACAACGCCTCGCTGAAGCTGGCGCGGACCAATCGCGCGCGCTACTCCAATCTGGCTGCCGACGGATCGGGCACCTTGCAGGCGCTGCAGCAGGCCGAAGCGCAGTTGAGCATCCAGCTGGCAGCGCAACAGAGGAATCAGGCGGGGCTGCAGGCCGCACGCGAGCAGGTGGGCATCCTCAAGGCGGACCTTCAGAAAGCCCGGGCGGCCCATTCGCAGGCGTTGTCCGGCCAGGCTTCGGCCGAGCTCAAACTGTCCTATACCCGCATCCGTGCGCCGGTCGGCGGCACGATCGGGCAGAAATCCGTGCGCGTCGGTGCCTTCGTCAATGCCGGCAAACCGCTGCTGGCGATCGTTCCGCTCGATGCGGTCTATGTCGCCGCGAACTTTCGCGAGACCCAGCTGGCACGCGTGCGGGCCGGACACGTCGTCGACATCCAAGTCGATGCGCTGCCTGGCCAGGTCCTGAAAGGAAAGGTGGAGAGCCTTGGCCCCGCCAGTGGTGTCAGCTACTCCGCCGTTGCGCCGCACAACGCCACCGGCAACTTCACCAAGATCGTGCAGCGACTTCCCGTCCGCATCAGCATCGATCGCGGCCAGCCGGCGGCGGCGATGCTGCGGGTGGGCATGTCGGTCACGCCGATGATCCGCGTCGGTGAGAAGGGCTAG
- a CDS encoding efflux transporter outer membrane subunit, translating into MTSRPSPPRRPRRAGAALCLAVLLPGCMVGPDFVRPDDGLQQAVLTPRAEHADAAQPTGSSVPAQWWTLFNDALLSDLQARALASNLDVQTASARIEQSRAQLGIAASALLPSVGASASYSREALSEHGKFAALGAPSTPSDFWQLGFDASWEIDLWGRARRVREGARASLDAALYEREATRVALSAEVARAYLQLRGLQAQLDIAEQNQAIGERTLGLAESRERNGVATRFETSSARAQLATINALVPELAQRRNAQMNALALLLGAPPRTLDAELREAMPLPSLPVNVPVGVSSELARRRPDILRAEAQLHAATAAIGVAKADFYPRIGLRGRIGVEAFESGDLDSWDSRFFSVGPTVFLPIFQGGRLTRRLELNEARQKLTALAYRQTVLRAWHEVDNALDAWAAQQRQHAELVIAFEQSSEALRVAERGYREGAADYLSVLTAQRNVLASQTSLNASMTGAALTLVNLYKSLGGGWNPEDVELSSAPVASASAPVGPGQ; encoded by the coding sequence ATGACCTCACGCCCGTCACCGCCCCGTCGCCCACGTCGCGCCGGCGCGGCCCTCTGCCTGGCCGTGCTCCTGCCCGGCTGCATGGTGGGTCCGGACTTCGTCAGGCCCGACGACGGTCTTCAACAGGCCGTGCTGACCCCGCGGGCCGAGCACGCCGACGCGGCGCAGCCGACCGGTTCCAGCGTCCCCGCGCAGTGGTGGACGCTGTTCAACGACGCATTGCTGTCGGACCTGCAAGCGCGTGCGCTGGCGTCCAACCTGGATGTGCAGACCGCCTCCGCCCGGATCGAGCAGAGCCGCGCGCAACTCGGCATTGCCGCCTCGGCGCTGCTGCCCAGCGTGGGCGCCAGCGCCAGCTACTCGCGCGAGGCACTGAGCGAACACGGCAAGTTCGCCGCGCTGGGCGCACCTTCAACGCCGAGCGATTTCTGGCAGCTCGGCTTCGACGCCAGTTGGGAAATCGACCTGTGGGGACGCGCCCGCCGTGTCCGCGAAGGAGCGCGCGCGAGCCTGGATGCCGCGCTGTACGAACGCGAGGCCACGCGCGTGGCCCTGTCTGCCGAGGTCGCCAGGGCGTACCTGCAGTTGCGCGGACTGCAGGCGCAACTGGACATTGCCGAACAGAACCAGGCCATCGGCGAACGCACGCTCGGCCTGGCCGAAAGCCGCGAGCGCAATGGCGTCGCCACGCGCTTTGAAACTTCCTCCGCCCGCGCGCAGCTGGCGACGATCAATGCATTGGTTCCCGAGCTGGCGCAGCGACGCAACGCGCAGATGAACGCGCTTGCGTTGCTGCTGGGCGCGCCGCCACGCACGCTGGATGCGGAACTGCGCGAAGCGATGCCGTTGCCTTCGCTGCCGGTCAACGTGCCGGTGGGCGTCTCCTCGGAACTGGCGCGCCGGCGACCGGACATCCTGCGCGCCGAAGCCCAGCTGCACGCCGCCACGGCCGCGATCGGCGTGGCCAAGGCCGACTTCTATCCGCGCATCGGCCTGAGGGGCCGGATCGGCGTGGAAGCATTCGAGAGCGGGGATCTCGACAGTTGGGATTCGCGCTTCTTCTCTGTCGGCCCGACCGTATTCCTGCCGATCTTCCAGGGCGGCAGGCTGACCCGCCGACTCGAGTTGAACGAAGCGCGGCAGAAGCTCACCGCCCTCGCCTACCGGCAGACGGTGCTGCGCGCCTGGCACGAAGTGGACAACGCCCTCGATGCCTGGGCCGCGCAACAGCGACAGCATGCCGAGCTGGTCATCGCGTTCGAGCAGAGTTCCGAAGCGTTGCGCGTCGCCGAGCGGGGTTATCGCGAAGGCGCCGCCGACTACCTGAGCGTGCTGACCGCGCAGCGCAACGTGCTGGCCAGCCAGACCAGCCTCAATGCCAGCATGACCGGCGCCGCGCTCACGCTGGTGAATCTCTACAAATCGCTCGGCGGTGGCTGGAATCCGGAGGACGTCGAACTCTCTTCGGCTCCGGTGGCTTCGGCCTCCGCTCCGGTCGGACCCGGGCAGTGA
- a CDS encoding sialidase family protein, giving the protein MKPALLPLLLLLAVACDRSTPSTDAPVQTGAATSTQAAPTTATLAVAEAWSLPTGQGLWPRSRISCAHQTVRSCCPWIETEGDGHTLKFARYGKGGWSEAKEIARGNDWFVNWADTPHLAVTPDGALWAHWLKKSAKAPYAYDVALVRSGDEGRTWSQPVLVNDDGTPTEHGFVSLWPASRDRLGIAWLDGRNSGGGHGHGGAEGHGGGAMTLRAALFDATLKRDGEREIDTMTCDCCQTDVALGGRGPLLVYRDRTPDEIRDIAITRLQGDAWTPAHPVHADGWKMPACPVNGPAVAADGDAAIVAWYTAAGDMPALKLARSSDAGDSFAAPLTVDQGMPVQGRVDLALDADGAWMLWMREDAGVQSLHLAHYTTDLAREQQRVEVARLQGRGRATGFAQLALGDDGAYVVWTDVVDGKPRLQGQHYRLVP; this is encoded by the coding sequence ATGAAGCCCGCCCTCCTCCCGCTGTTGCTGTTGCTGGCGGTCGCCTGCGACCGCTCAACCCCGAGTACCGATGCGCCCGTCCAGACCGGCGCGGCCACGTCGACGCAAGCCGCGCCAACCACGGCCACCCTGGCGGTGGCCGAGGCATGGTCACTGCCGACGGGCCAGGGCCTGTGGCCGCGCAGCCGGATCTCGTGCGCGCACCAGACGGTTCGCTCCTGCTGTCCCTGGATCGAGACCGAAGGCGACGGACACACGCTGAAGTTCGCCCGCTACGGCAAGGGCGGATGGAGCGAAGCGAAGGAGATCGCGCGCGGCAACGACTGGTTCGTCAACTGGGCCGACACGCCGCACCTTGCCGTGACGCCGGATGGCGCGTTGTGGGCACACTGGCTGAAGAAGTCGGCGAAGGCGCCGTACGCGTACGACGTCGCGCTGGTCCGCTCCGGCGACGAGGGCCGTACCTGGTCGCAACCGGTGCTGGTGAACGATGACGGCACGCCGACCGAACATGGTTTCGTCTCGCTGTGGCCGGCATCGCGCGATCGCCTCGGCATCGCCTGGCTCGACGGCCGCAACAGCGGTGGTGGTCATGGCCACGGTGGTGCCGAGGGCCACGGTGGTGGCGCGATGACATTGCGCGCCGCGCTGTTCGACGCAACGCTCAAGCGCGACGGCGAACGCGAGATCGACACGATGACGTGCGATTGCTGCCAGACCGATGTCGCCCTCGGCGGCCGCGGGCCGTTGCTGGTCTATCGCGATCGCACGCCTGACGAGATCCGCGACATCGCCATCACCCGCCTGCAGGGCGATGCCTGGACGCCGGCGCACCCGGTCCACGCCGATGGCTGGAAGATGCCGGCCTGCCCGGTCAACGGCCCTGCCGTTGCCGCCGACGGCGATGCCGCAATCGTGGCCTGGTACACCGCGGCCGGCGACATGCCCGCGCTGAAGCTGGCGCGCAGCAGCGATGCCGGCGACAGCTTTGCTGCGCCGCTGACGGTCGACCAGGGCATGCCGGTGCAGGGGCGCGTCGATCTCGCGCTCGATGCGGACGGTGCCTGGATGCTGTGGATGCGCGAGGATGCCGGCGTGCAGTCGTTGCATCTCGCGCATTACACGACGGACCTGGCGCGCGAACAGCAACGCGTCGAAGTCGCGCGCCTGCAGGGGCGCGGGCGGGCCACCGGCTTCGCCCAGCTGGCACTCGGCGACGACGGCGCCTATGTGGTCTGGACCGACGTCGTCGACGGCAAGCCGCGACTGCAAGGTCAGCACTATCGGCTGGTGCCGTGA
- a CDS encoding TetR/AcrR family transcriptional regulator C-terminal domain-containing protein gives MTTLFPRSLESDQAPVARIPQRPDLLRGDGVPEELAIEVDANGSPVTIEAATWLICFVPGLRRQWWHRFADARHKHVFALREVGDGTWLLVEPWWTRMMVNVLTVDEATKFLRWAGVGDILQVRESIPGCGSQMRGWSNCSVQMAYLLGRSYRTWTPNGLYRRLLREPDTRRVDASTLLKKHFQFVANRTVNMTLRAIPRRRDESLDATLLALGTGVMTAMTSISAIGLYKVVVSDSSRFQDAADMFWALGPGRAIGRVREALEDARHRGEIDVDDCHVAALEFMAMLRGNLYLETVFGLRGAPAASEIGDHVRSVIAVFLHGARPAVGSGGGRADFAMTGAICHSGLEMPPTHALTAAGLIREIGESAREIVDGNDWQQVAGWAEAVWRGYSNCTGLPWEQASARIHDVWKATGYPDRSSTSDAGFVRE, from the coding sequence GTGACTACGTTGTTCCCCAGGTCGCTTGAGTCGGACCAGGCCCCCGTCGCGCGGATTCCACAGCGCCCGGATCTGCTGCGGGGCGATGGCGTGCCGGAAGAGCTGGCGATCGAGGTCGACGCCAACGGTTCCCCGGTGACGATCGAGGCCGCTACCTGGCTGATCTGCTTCGTCCCGGGGCTCCGTCGGCAGTGGTGGCACCGCTTCGCCGATGCGCGGCACAAGCATGTGTTCGCGTTGCGCGAGGTCGGCGACGGCACCTGGCTGCTGGTCGAGCCATGGTGGACACGAATGATGGTGAACGTGCTTACCGTCGATGAAGCGACCAAGTTCCTGCGCTGGGCAGGAGTGGGCGACATCCTGCAGGTGCGCGAATCGATTCCGGGTTGCGGCAGCCAGATGCGCGGGTGGTCGAACTGCAGCGTGCAGATGGCCTACCTGCTCGGCCGTTCGTATCGGACATGGACGCCGAATGGGCTTTACCGACGCCTGCTGCGCGAGCCCGACACGCGCCGCGTCGATGCATCGACCTTGCTGAAGAAGCATTTCCAGTTCGTGGCGAACCGAACGGTCAACATGACGCTCAGGGCGATCCCGAGGCGGCGGGACGAGTCGCTCGATGCCACGTTGCTGGCCCTCGGCACCGGCGTGATGACGGCCATGACCTCGATATCGGCGATCGGTCTGTACAAGGTCGTGGTCTCGGATTCGAGCCGGTTCCAGGACGCAGCGGACATGTTCTGGGCGCTCGGCCCCGGGCGTGCGATCGGGCGCGTCCGCGAAGCGCTGGAGGATGCCAGGCACCGCGGCGAGATCGACGTCGATGACTGCCATGTCGCCGCGCTCGAGTTCATGGCGATGCTCCGCGGCAATCTTTATCTGGAGACCGTGTTCGGCTTGCGCGGAGCGCCGGCGGCCAGCGAGATCGGCGACCACGTGCGCTCCGTCATCGCTGTGTTCCTGCACGGAGCGCGGCCGGCGGTCGGCAGTGGTGGCGGCCGCGCGGATTTCGCAATGACGGGTGCGATCTGTCATTCCGGTCTGGAGATGCCACCGACGCACGCCCTGACGGCGGCAGGGCTGATCCGCGAGATCGGCGAATCCGCGCGCGAGATCGTCGACGGTAACGACTGGCAGCAAGTGGCCGGTTGGGCCGAAGCCGTCTGGCGCGGCTATTCGAACTGCACCGGCCTGCCCTGGGAGCAGGCCTCGGCGCGCATCCACGACGTGTGGAAAGCGACGGGCTACCCGGACAGGTCTTCCACGAGCGACGCAGGCTTCGTGCGCGAGTAA